One genomic window of Lytechinus variegatus isolate NC3 chromosome 1, Lvar_3.0, whole genome shotgun sequence includes the following:
- the LOC121420574 gene encoding polyadenylate-binding protein 4-like isoform X2, with translation MQAPGQNYPMNSLYVGDLNPDVTEALLFEKFSSTGPILSIRVCRDMITRRSLGYAYVNFQQPADAERALDTMNFDPLKGRPIRIMWSQRDPSLRKSGVGNVFIKNLDKSIDNKAMYDTFSAFGHILSCKVVTDENGVNKGYGFVHFETQEAANKAIEKVNGMLLNGKKVYVGYFIPRKERLMQMGDHQKKFTNVFIKNLAEDIDDTKLADFGSQYGPILSAKIMYDDSKSKGFGFISFENHEAANDFVNSINGSEVNGRTLYAGRAQKKAERAAELKARFEALKQERSTRYQGVNLYIKNLDDEIDDERLRKEFSRYGTITSAKVMSDDKANSKGFGFVCFSSPEEATKAVTEMNGRILVAKPLYVALAQRKEERRAQLASQYMQRVAPQVRVGQASQPVNPVYPMAAYHYAAMPQTQRNIFPAGQLAQVRHPRWGQQPQQARTATQPNYQTMQGAAGRQFGAPRTGAATGQVRQPLPATRVPVQAAPAGQRVAGMGAPAQQQMRLGAGAQLAAKQYQKFAVPRQGLQGQMPAESQPVQALLVPGQEPLTAQMLAAAPAQEQKQMLGERLFALIAETHKELAGKITGMLLEIDNSELLHMLEIREALNKKVEEAVQVLMNHQKEGTKAAVQNTVPAQ, from the exons ATGCAAGCCCCAGGACAAAATTATCCTATGAATTCTCTTTACGTCGGTGATCTTAACCCAGACGTCACAGAAGCTCTGCTCTTTGAGAAGTTTTCATCAACCGGACCGATTTTGTCTATTCGAGTCTGTCGTGACATGATCACACGTCGTTCGTTGGGCTACGCCTACGTGAATTTCCAACAACCAGCAGATG CTGAGCGTGCCTTAGACACAATGAACTTTGACCCACTGAAAGGTCGTCCAATACGCATCATGTGGTCACAACGTGATCCCTCACTCAGGAAATCCGGAGTTGGTAATGTCTTCATTAAAAACCTTGACAAATCTATTGACAACAAGGCCATGTATGATACTTTCTCTGCCTTCGGACACATCTTATCTTGTAAG GTTGTCACAGACGAAAATGGTGTCAACAAAGGTTATGGATTTGTTCACTTTGAAACCCAAGAAGCAGCCAATAAAGCCATTGAAAAGGTTAATGGCATGTTGCTGAATGGAAAGAAAGT GTACGTAGGTTATTTCATCCCTCGAAAAGAACGTTTGATGCAGATGGGTGACCATCAGAAGAAATTTACCAATGTTTTCATCAAGAACTTGGCCGAGGACATTGATGATACTAAACTTGCTGACTTTGGTAGCCAGTATGGACCTATCCTTTCTGCCAAGATAATGTATGACGATTCAAAGAGCAAAGGCTTTGGATTCATCAGCTTTGAGAATCACGAGGCTGCAAATGAT TTTGTCAACAGTATCAATGGCTCAGAGGTGAATGGCAGGACCTTGTATGCTGGTCGTGCTCAGAAGAAGGCAGAAAGGGCTGCAGAACTCAAAGCCAGATTTGAGGCATTGAAACAG GAAAGGAGCACACGTTATCAGGGCGTAAACTTGTACATCAAGAACTTGGATGATGAGATTGACGATGAGAGACTTCGCAAGGAGTTCAGCAGATATGGCACAATCACTAGTGCCAAG GTCATGAGTGATGACAAGGCGAACTCCAAGGGATTTGGATTTGTCTGTTTCTCGTCTCCCGAGGAGGCTACAAAGGCTGTCACAGAGATGAACGGCCGTATCCTTGTAGCCAAACCTCTGTATGTAGCCCTTGCTCAACGGAAAGAGGAACGTCGGGCACAGCTGGCATCCCAGTATATGCAGCGCGTCGCTCCACAAGTCCGTGTTGGG CAAGCGAGCCAGCCGGTGAACCCAGTTTATCCAATGGCTGCCTACCACTATGCAGCTATGCCCCAAACTCAGAGGAACATCTTCCCTGCAGGCCAGTTAGCTCAAGTCAGACATCCAAGATGGGGGCAACAGCCTCAGCAGGCTAGGACAG CTACTCAACCCAACTACCAGACCATGCAAGGAGCTGCAGGACGTCAGTTTGGTGCCCCCAGGACTGGTGCAGCCACTGGACAAGTCCGTCAACCCTTGCCAGCAACACGTGTGCCAGTCCAGGCTGCACCAGCTGGTCAGCGTGTCGCAG GTATGGGAGCCCCTGCTCAGCAGCAGATGCGTCTTGGTGCCGGAGCCCAACTTGCAGCCAAGCAGTATCAGAAGTTTGCTGTTCCAAGGCAGGGCTTGCAAGGACAAATGCCAGcg GAATCACAACCAGTGCAGGCTCTCCTTGTGCCGGGTCAGGAGCCCCTGACTGCCCAGATGTTGGCTGCCGCCCCTGCCCAAGAGCAGAAGCAGATGTTGGGTGAGCGTCTCTTTGCCCTCATCGCAGAGACCCACAAGGAACTTGCTGGAAAGATCACTGGCATGTTGTTGGAGATTGACAACTCTGAGCTGCTTCACATGTTGGAAATCCGGGAAGCCCTGAACAAGAAG GTTGAGGAGGCTGTTCAGGTACTGATGAACCACCAGAAGGAAGGAACCAAGGCTGCTGTACAGAACACAGTCCCTGCCCAGTAG
- the LOC121420574 gene encoding polyadenylate-binding protein 4-like isoform X1 codes for MQAPGQNYPMNSLYVGDLNPDVTEALLFEKFSSTGPILSIRVCRDMITRRSLGYAYVNFQQPADAERALDTMNFDPLKGRPIRIMWSQRDPSLRKSGVGNVFIKNLDKSIDNKAMYDTFSAFGHILSCKVVTDENGVNKGYGFVHFETQEAANKAIEKVNGMLLNGKKVYVGYFIPRKERLMQMGDHQKKFTNVFIKNLAEDIDDTKLADFGSQYGPILSAKIMYDDSKSKGFGFISFENHEAANDFVNSINGSEVNGRTLYAGRAQKKAERAAELKARFEALKQERSTRYQGVNLYIKNLDDEIDDERLRKEFSRYGTITSAKVMSDDKANSKGFGFVCFSSPEEATKAVTEMNGRILVAKPLYVALAQRKEERRAQLASQYMQRVAPQVRVGQASQPVNPVYPMAAYHYAAMPQTQRNIFPAGQLAQVRHPRWGQQPQQARTATQPNYQTMQGAAGRQFGAPRTGAATGQVRQPLPATRVPVQAAPAGQRVAGMGAPAQQQMRLGAGAQLAAKQYQKFAVPRQGLQGQMPAQESQPVQALLVPGQEPLTAQMLAAAPAQEQKQMLGERLFALIAETHKELAGKITGMLLEIDNSELLHMLEIREALNKKVEEAVQVLMNHQKEGTKAAVQNTVPAQ; via the exons ATGCAAGCCCCAGGACAAAATTATCCTATGAATTCTCTTTACGTCGGTGATCTTAACCCAGACGTCACAGAAGCTCTGCTCTTTGAGAAGTTTTCATCAACCGGACCGATTTTGTCTATTCGAGTCTGTCGTGACATGATCACACGTCGTTCGTTGGGCTACGCCTACGTGAATTTCCAACAACCAGCAGATG CTGAGCGTGCCTTAGACACAATGAACTTTGACCCACTGAAAGGTCGTCCAATACGCATCATGTGGTCACAACGTGATCCCTCACTCAGGAAATCCGGAGTTGGTAATGTCTTCATTAAAAACCTTGACAAATCTATTGACAACAAGGCCATGTATGATACTTTCTCTGCCTTCGGACACATCTTATCTTGTAAG GTTGTCACAGACGAAAATGGTGTCAACAAAGGTTATGGATTTGTTCACTTTGAAACCCAAGAAGCAGCCAATAAAGCCATTGAAAAGGTTAATGGCATGTTGCTGAATGGAAAGAAAGT GTACGTAGGTTATTTCATCCCTCGAAAAGAACGTTTGATGCAGATGGGTGACCATCAGAAGAAATTTACCAATGTTTTCATCAAGAACTTGGCCGAGGACATTGATGATACTAAACTTGCTGACTTTGGTAGCCAGTATGGACCTATCCTTTCTGCCAAGATAATGTATGACGATTCAAAGAGCAAAGGCTTTGGATTCATCAGCTTTGAGAATCACGAGGCTGCAAATGAT TTTGTCAACAGTATCAATGGCTCAGAGGTGAATGGCAGGACCTTGTATGCTGGTCGTGCTCAGAAGAAGGCAGAAAGGGCTGCAGAACTCAAAGCCAGATTTGAGGCATTGAAACAG GAAAGGAGCACACGTTATCAGGGCGTAAACTTGTACATCAAGAACTTGGATGATGAGATTGACGATGAGAGACTTCGCAAGGAGTTCAGCAGATATGGCACAATCACTAGTGCCAAG GTCATGAGTGATGACAAGGCGAACTCCAAGGGATTTGGATTTGTCTGTTTCTCGTCTCCCGAGGAGGCTACAAAGGCTGTCACAGAGATGAACGGCCGTATCCTTGTAGCCAAACCTCTGTATGTAGCCCTTGCTCAACGGAAAGAGGAACGTCGGGCACAGCTGGCATCCCAGTATATGCAGCGCGTCGCTCCACAAGTCCGTGTTGGG CAAGCGAGCCAGCCGGTGAACCCAGTTTATCCAATGGCTGCCTACCACTATGCAGCTATGCCCCAAACTCAGAGGAACATCTTCCCTGCAGGCCAGTTAGCTCAAGTCAGACATCCAAGATGGGGGCAACAGCCTCAGCAGGCTAGGACAG CTACTCAACCCAACTACCAGACCATGCAAGGAGCTGCAGGACGTCAGTTTGGTGCCCCCAGGACTGGTGCAGCCACTGGACAAGTCCGTCAACCCTTGCCAGCAACACGTGTGCCAGTCCAGGCTGCACCAGCTGGTCAGCGTGTCGCAG GTATGGGAGCCCCTGCTCAGCAGCAGATGCGTCTTGGTGCCGGAGCCCAACTTGCAGCCAAGCAGTATCAGAAGTTTGCTGTTCCAAGGCAGGGCTTGCAAGGACAAATGCCAGcg CAGGAATCACAACCAGTGCAGGCTCTCCTTGTGCCGGGTCAGGAGCCCCTGACTGCCCAGATGTTGGCTGCCGCCCCTGCCCAAGAGCAGAAGCAGATGTTGGGTGAGCGTCTCTTTGCCCTCATCGCAGAGACCCACAAGGAACTTGCTGGAAAGATCACTGGCATGTTGTTGGAGATTGACAACTCTGAGCTGCTTCACATGTTGGAAATCCGGGAAGCCCTGAACAAGAAG GTTGAGGAGGCTGTTCAGGTACTGATGAACCACCAGAAGGAAGGAACCAAGGCTGCTGTACAGAACACAGTCCCTGCCCAGTAG